The proteins below are encoded in one region of Mauremys reevesii isolate NIE-2019 linkage group 15, ASM1616193v1, whole genome shotgun sequence:
- the LOC120383629 gene encoding olfactory receptor 5A1-like, which produces MVVIRTDSHLHSPIYFILFHLSFVDICYSSVTVHNMLRNFLAERKTISVISCIPQIIFIPLSAATEAFILSAMGYDHYAAICDPLRYVDTMSKGICVQLVSGAWTMGFFYALLSTVFALKLHFCGPNQISHFSCKLPPVLQLSCTETFTNQVVLLTSIAIFGSSSFLFILIVYIHIISTILRIRSVEGRRKAFSTCNSHLIVVGLLYLTAFFQCTKPSSVSVILDEIFSIQYSVLTPMLNPIIYS; this is translated from the coding sequence ATGGTGGTGATAAGAACTGATTCTCACCTTCACAGCCCTATATATTTCATCCTCTTCCATTTATCCTTTGTTGATATCTGCTATTCCTCGGTCACAGTGCATAATATGCTGAGGAACTTCCTAGCAGAGCGCAAAACTATTTCTGTCATTAGCTGCATTCCTCAGATAATCTTCATACCCCTCTCAGCTGCTACTGAAGCTTTCATTCTATCAGCCATGGGTTACGACCATTACGCTGCCATCTGTGACCCATTGCGTTATGTGGATACAATGAGCAAAGGGATCTGTGTTCAGCTGGTAAGTGGTGCATGGACCATGGGCTTCTTCTATGCCCTTCTTAGCACAGTTTTTGCCCTCAAGTTGCATTTCTGTGGGCCCAATCAAATCAGCCATTTCAGCTGCAAGCTCCCTCCTGTGTTACAGCTGTCCTGCACTGAGACTTTTACCAATCAAGTGGTGCTTCTTACTTCTATTGCGATATTTGGATCAAGCTCGTTTCTCTTCATCCTGATCGTCTACATTCACATCATCTCCACTATCCTGAGGATACGATCTGTAGAGGGAAGgcgtaaagccttctccacctgcaacTCCCACCTTATTGTGGTTGGTTTGTTGTACCTGACAGCTTTTTTCCAATGCACAAAACCCAGCTCTGTCTCTGTTATTCTGGATGAAATATTCTCCATCCAGTACAGCGTCTTAACCCCCAtgttaaaccccatcatctacagc